A window of the Haloarcula litorea genome harbors these coding sequences:
- a CDS encoding threonine aldolase family protein: MIDLRSDTVTRPSDAMRAAARDAEVGDDVYREDPTVNELQERAADVLGTEAALLVPSGTMGNQVAARTHTERGQEVLCEVESHIYKWELAGLAQHAEVQTRTIDGDERGVVAPEQVREGYVAADGHRPGTGLLTLENTHNSKGGTAIAPERIADAAAAAHDRDVPVHLDGARLFNAAAARGVPASDFVEPVDTVMCCLSKGLGAPVGSVLAGPESFVEAARRNRKLLGGGMRQAGMLAAPGIEALDNRERLAEDHRRAERLAAGLDRVEGLSVPTPETNIVLAETDDPAERFLDACEAEGVLGVPFDDHVVRFCTHWDVDDGDVDAAVDAVERAA, encoded by the coding sequence ATGATCGACCTTCGCAGCGACACGGTCACGCGGCCGAGCGACGCGATGCGGGCGGCCGCCCGCGACGCCGAGGTCGGCGACGACGTCTACCGGGAGGACCCGACGGTCAACGAACTCCAGGAGCGCGCCGCGGACGTGCTCGGCACGGAGGCGGCGCTGCTGGTGCCGTCGGGGACGATGGGCAACCAGGTCGCCGCCCGGACCCACACCGAGCGCGGCCAGGAGGTCCTCTGTGAGGTGGAGAGCCACATCTACAAGTGGGAGCTGGCGGGGCTGGCCCAGCACGCCGAGGTCCAGACGCGGACGATCGACGGCGACGAGCGCGGCGTCGTCGCGCCCGAGCAGGTCCGCGAGGGGTACGTCGCCGCCGACGGCCACCGCCCGGGGACCGGCCTGCTGACGCTTGAGAACACCCACAACAGCAAGGGCGGGACCGCCATCGCCCCCGAGCGGATCGCCGACGCGGCCGCGGCGGCCCACGACCGCGACGTCCCGGTCCACCTCGACGGGGCACGGCTGTTCAACGCCGCCGCGGCCCGCGGGGTCCCGGCCAGCGACTTCGTCGAGCCGGTCGACACGGTGATGTGCTGTCTCTCGAAGGGACTGGGCGCGCCCGTCGGGTCGGTGCTGGCCGGGCCCGAGTCCTTCGTCGAGGCCGCGCGCCGCAACCGGAAGCTGCTGGGCGGCGGGATGCGGCAGGCGGGGATGCTCGCCGCGCCGGGGATCGAGGCGCTGGACAACCGCGAGCGACTGGCCGAGGACCACCGCCGGGCCGAGCGGCTGGCGGCCGGACTCGACCGGGTCGAGGGGCTGTCGGTCCCGACGCCGGAGACGAACATCGTCCTCGCCGAGACCGACGACCCGGCCGAGCGGTTCCTCGACGCCTGCGAGGCAGAGGGCGTGCTGGGCGTCCCGTTCGACGACCACGTCGTCCGCTTCTGTACGCACTGGGACGTCGACGACGGGGACGTCGACGCGGCGGTCGACGCCGTCGAGCGGGCCGCGTAG
- a CDS encoding DUF7091 family protein translates to MGNDDDDRVERFLRDAVRSVGTQLSEAKRAYADGKRAALAGLPRDEDGRARVVCRRHAERRAVSLDPQARPDCFDADHPDCRGCVEDIRDGSVETW, encoded by the coding sequence ATGGGCAACGACGACGACGACCGGGTCGAGCGGTTCCTCCGGGACGCGGTCCGGTCGGTGGGGACGCAACTCTCGGAGGCCAAGCGGGCCTACGCCGACGGGAAGCGGGCGGCACTCGCCGGCCTCCCACGGGACGAGGACGGACGCGCGCGGGTCGTCTGTCGCCGGCACGCCGAGCGCCGCGCCGTCTCACTGGACCCGCAGGCCCGGCCCGACTGTTTCGACGCCGACCACCCGGACTGCCGGGGCTGTGTCGAGGACATCCGGGACGGGAGCGTCGAGACGTGGTGA
- a CDS encoding ArsR/SmtB family transcription factor: MSEPRLTETADPDEAFGALSNATRVAILRALWDADGQTATFSELRDAVGMADSGQFNYHLDKLTGRFVTKTDDGYELTLAGMAVNGAIHAGAYTMAGSTEPLTLEEPCPTCGGERTFHYEDERVRVTCDGCELTVNAPVPPGVFAGYDRDAMPEVAAQYFRTIFQQLRNGFCWVCEGRVVPTVSPMRAVVDDPDSISEERGDVPFVEYECQRCGAGSSADVQSALQDHPAVVAFHHDHGVDVRERPPLTLSSVDTDHGVVESTDPLRARVSYEADGATLELVVDGDLTVVGTDRDDG; the protein is encoded by the coding sequence ATGAGCGAACCGCGACTGACCGAGACGGCCGACCCCGACGAGGCGTTCGGGGCGCTGTCGAACGCCACTCGCGTGGCAATCCTCCGGGCACTCTGGGACGCGGACGGGCAGACGGCCACGTTCTCGGAGCTCCGCGACGCCGTCGGGATGGCCGACTCGGGCCAGTTCAACTACCACCTGGACAAGCTCACCGGCCGCTTCGTCACGAAGACCGACGACGGGTACGAACTGACGCTGGCCGGGATGGCCGTCAACGGGGCGATCCACGCGGGCGCGTACACGATGGCGGGCTCGACGGAGCCGCTCACCCTCGAGGAGCCGTGTCCGACCTGCGGCGGCGAACGGACGTTCCACTACGAGGACGAGCGGGTCCGCGTCACCTGCGACGGGTGTGAACTGACCGTCAACGCCCCGGTTCCGCCGGGGGTCTTCGCCGGCTACGACCGGGACGCGATGCCGGAGGTGGCGGCGCAGTACTTCCGCACGATCTTCCAGCAGCTCCGCAACGGCTTCTGCTGGGTCTGTGAGGGGCGGGTGGTGCCGACCGTCAGCCCGATGCGAGCGGTCGTCGACGACCCCGACTCCATCTCCGAGGAGCGCGGCGACGTCCCGTTCGTCGAGTACGAGTGCCAGCGCTGTGGGGCGGGCTCTTCGGCGGACGTCCAGTCGGCGTTACAGGACCACCCCGCCGTCGTCGCCTTCCACCACGACCACGGCGTCGACGTCCGCGAACGGCCGCCCCTGACGCTGAGCTCCGTCGACACCGACCACGGGGTCGTCGAGTCCACCGACCCGCTCCGGGCGCGCGTCAGCTACGAGGCCGACGGGGCCACGCTCGAACTGGTCGTCGACGGGGACCTCACCGTCGTCGGGACCGACCGCGACGACGGGTGA
- a CDS encoding YccF domain-containing protein: protein MSDSPSLVVRALWFVFVGWWLTGLWLSVAWLLNVTVVGIPLGIKMINRVPYVLSLKSRDPLVTEGEGRTQHSLVVRAVWFLLVGWWASGLWTGVAYALTLTVVGIPLAIWMYNKLPYVVSLYEY from the coding sequence ATGAGCGACTCCCCGTCCCTGGTGGTCCGGGCGCTGTGGTTCGTCTTCGTCGGCTGGTGGCTGACCGGCCTCTGGCTGTCGGTCGCGTGGCTGTTGAACGTCACCGTCGTCGGCATCCCGCTGGGGATCAAGATGATCAACCGCGTCCCCTACGTCCTCTCGCTGAAGTCACGGGACCCGCTCGTGACCGAGGGCGAGGGCCGGACACAGCACTCGCTGGTCGTCCGGGCGGTGTGGTTCCTGCTGGTCGGCTGGTGGGCCAGCGGGCTCTGGACCGGCGTCGCGTACGCGCTCACGCTGACCGTCGTCGGCATCCCGCTGGCGATCTGGATGTACAACAAGCTCCCCTACGTCGTCTCGCTGTACGAGTACTGA
- a CDS encoding phosphate-starvation-inducible PsiE family protein has protein sequence MSEDDGSHRSEPVGGSLPSEASADERVLALSEELIRYVEVVAALVLVVLFAIGVFDLGLQIFQTALEGSITDPLVVVGFIDTALLLFIIVEVYQTVVAYTQEGETRRIVRLVIYTGVIAMVRKAIIFRTGEYASEQAALFAAAAYTLIIFGLVALLVVERRTREEAAEPI, from the coding sequence ATGAGCGAGGACGACGGCTCGCACCGTTCGGAGCCCGTCGGCGGGTCGCTCCCGTCCGAGGCGTCGGCCGACGAACGGGTGCTGGCGCTCAGCGAGGAACTCATCCGCTACGTCGAGGTCGTCGCCGCCCTCGTGCTCGTCGTCCTGTTCGCCATCGGCGTGTTCGACCTCGGCCTCCAGATCTTCCAGACCGCACTCGAGGGCTCCATCACCGACCCGCTGGTCGTCGTCGGCTTCATCGACACCGCCCTCCTCCTCTTTATCATCGTCGAGGTGTACCAGACGGTCGTCGCCTACACCCAGGAGGGCGAGACGCGCCGCATCGTCCGCCTGGTGATCTACACCGGCGTCATCGCGATGGTGCGGAAGGCCATCATCTTCCGGACCGGCGAGTACGCCAGCGAGCAGGCGGCCCTGTTCGCGGCGGCCGCCTACACGCTCATCATCTTCGGCCTGGTGGCGCTGCTCGTCGTCGAGCGGCGCACCCGCGAGGAGGCCGCCGAGCCGATCTAG
- a CDS encoding DUF1109 domain-containing protein yields the protein MKFDIDSGKLLYALGIAFAAAALLYFVRDVVFGLSITVKAVLLLLAAVGFFLGGLAAERDVLDAVGFVLAAVTYVVFVGYVVVRYQPGGTATFLVLAISAALTLALGYLLRERDLSLPRRTVAASVGVVLVLGIALVGADVAVGGVTYASDFESSVTVTAPDSVPDDQQYFERDVRVGRLTATNGPVFTRALSLPELSGCLVGTDAGFREDVWLSYENRYDQADTIAGGATRQLTIRASLPVDLNETRSMTYAVERGSDCDADRASPTLLVQLGEE from the coding sequence ATGAAGTTCGACATCGACAGCGGCAAGCTGCTGTACGCCCTCGGCATCGCCTTCGCCGCGGCGGCCCTCCTGTACTTCGTCCGGGACGTCGTGTTCGGCCTCTCGATCACGGTCAAGGCCGTCCTCCTGCTGCTGGCGGCCGTCGGGTTCTTCCTCGGTGGTCTCGCGGCCGAGCGGGACGTCCTCGACGCCGTCGGATTCGTCCTCGCGGCCGTGACCTACGTCGTCTTCGTCGGGTACGTCGTCGTCCGCTACCAGCCCGGCGGGACCGCCACATTCCTCGTGTTGGCGATCTCGGCGGCGCTGACGCTCGCGCTGGGCTACCTGCTGCGAGAGCGAGACCTGTCGCTGCCGCGCCGGACCGTGGCGGCGAGCGTGGGCGTGGTGCTCGTCCTCGGTATCGCGCTCGTCGGCGCGGACGTCGCCGTCGGCGGCGTGACCTACGCCAGCGACTTCGAGTCGTCGGTGACCGTCACGGCACCCGACTCCGTCCCCGACGACCAGCAGTACTTCGAGCGGGACGTCCGCGTCGGGAGGCTGACCGCGACCAACGGACCGGTGTTCACCCGCGCGCTGTCGCTGCCGGAACTGAGCGGCTGTCTCGTCGGCACCGACGCCGGGTTCCGCGAGGACGTGTGGCTCTCCTACGAGAACCGGTACGACCAGGCCGACACCATCGCCGGCGGCGCGACCCGCCAGCTCACGATCCGCGCGAGCCTGCCGGTGGACCTCAACGAGACCCGTAGTATGACCTACGCGGTCGAGCGGGGGAGCGACTGTGACGCCGACCGCGCGTCGCCGACGCTACTCGTCCAGCTCGGCGAGGAGTGA
- a CDS encoding class I SAM-dependent methyltransferase codes for MDLPETDAFGAMCRDYHERGDAFEVIERDDGFVDSPAGPEVYFSTPDEWSDREHAALEWAEGHVLDVGCGPGRHALELQDRGHDVTGIDRSPGAMAVARDRGVADVRECDVAAVDGLEETFDSAIMLGNNFGLVGSAERAPEVLGALADATTDDATLVASSLDPLDTDDPAHLDYHERNRERGWLPGRLRIRTRYRRYTGEWHDYLHVAPDTMGELVADTPWSVAEVERDGPLYAARLAKTA; via the coding sequence ATGGATCTCCCGGAGACGGACGCCTTCGGCGCGATGTGTCGGGACTACCACGAGCGCGGCGACGCCTTCGAGGTGATCGAGCGCGACGACGGGTTCGTGGACAGCCCCGCCGGGCCGGAGGTGTACTTCTCGACGCCCGACGAGTGGTCCGACCGCGAACACGCCGCCCTCGAGTGGGCCGAGGGTCACGTCCTCGACGTGGGCTGTGGCCCGGGCCGCCACGCCCTCGAACTGCAGGATCGGGGCCACGACGTGACCGGGATCGACCGCTCGCCGGGCGCGATGGCGGTCGCGCGGGACCGCGGCGTGGCCGACGTCCGGGAGTGTGACGTGGCCGCCGTCGACGGCCTCGAGGAGACGTTCGACTCGGCGATTATGCTGGGCAACAACTTCGGTCTTGTCGGGAGCGCCGAGCGCGCACCCGAGGTCCTGGGTGCGCTGGCCGACGCGACGACAGACGACGCGACGCTGGTGGCGTCCAGCCTGGACCCGCTCGACACCGACGACCCCGCTCACCTCGACTACCACGAGCGCAACCGCGAGCGGGGCTGGCTCCCCGGTCGCCTCCGCATCCGGACCCGCTACCGACGCTACACCGGCGAGTGGCACGACTACCTCCACGTCGCGCCCGACACGATGGGGGAGCTGGTGGCCGACACCCCCTGGTCGGTCGCCGAGGTGGAACGCGACGGGCCGCTGTACGCGGCGCGGCTGGCGAAGACGGCGTAG
- a CDS encoding radical SAM protein: MISEGCEQCAKGGKMVLFVYGYCDQRDCFYCPLGENRKNVTQMYANERPVESDQDVIDEAKRMSALGSSITGGEPQEVLDRTCHYIELLKEEFGEDHHVHLYTGITGGRENMRRLSEAGLDEIRFHPPLELWGDMHGTEWEEILYIAREEGLTPAFEIPGIRAEEEFLEFLDEGAADFCNINEFEMSDGNYRRMQEEGFELKEDHMSAVEGSHDILERMGDHEKVYFCTSVFKDAAQHRSRLKRMARNIRRPFDEVTEDGTLVYGKTWASERRLSELGVPEEYYSVKSDHVELAWWLLEEMVEDGDVEKGEIVEQYPTYDGTVVERTPVAGGGASGQAAAGD; the protein is encoded by the coding sequence ATGATCTCCGAGGGCTGCGAACAGTGCGCCAAGGGCGGGAAGATGGTGCTGTTCGTCTACGGCTACTGCGACCAGCGGGACTGCTTCTACTGCCCCCTCGGGGAGAACCGCAAGAACGTCACCCAGATGTACGCCAACGAGCGGCCCGTCGAGTCCGACCAGGACGTCATCGACGAGGCCAAGCGGATGAGCGCGCTGGGCTCCTCGATCACCGGCGGCGAGCCCCAGGAGGTGCTCGACCGGACCTGTCACTACATCGAGCTCCTCAAGGAGGAGTTCGGCGAGGACCACCACGTCCACCTCTACACCGGCATCACCGGCGGCCGGGAGAACATGCGCCGGCTCAGCGAGGCCGGGCTCGACGAGATCCGCTTCCACCCGCCCCTGGAGCTGTGGGGCGACATGCACGGCACCGAGTGGGAGGAGATCCTCTATATCGCCCGCGAGGAAGGACTGACGCCGGCCTTCGAGATCCCGGGCATCCGCGCGGAGGAGGAGTTCCTGGAGTTCTTGGACGAGGGCGCGGCAGACTTCTGTAACATCAACGAGTTCGAGATGTCCGACGGCAACTACCGCCGGATGCAGGAGGAAGGCTTCGAGCTCAAGGAGGACCACATGAGCGCCGTCGAGGGGTCGCACGACATCCTCGAACGGATGGGCGACCACGAGAAGGTGTACTTCTGTACGAGCGTCTTCAAGGACGCCGCCCAGCACCGCTCGCGGCTGAAACGGATGGCCCGGAACATCCGTCGCCCCTTCGACGAGGTGACCGAGGACGGCACGCTCGTCTACGGGAAGACCTGGGCCAGCGAACGGCGACTGAGCGAGCTGGGCGTCCCCGAGGAGTACTACAGCGTCAAGTCCGACCACGTCGAGCTGGCGTGGTGGCTCCTGGAGGAGATGGTCGAGGACGGCGACGTCGAGAAGGGCGAGATCGTCGAGCAGTACCCGACCTACGACGGGACGGTCGTCGAGCGGACGCCGGTCGCGGGCGGCGGCGCGAGCGGGCAGGCCGCGGCCGGCGACTGA
- a CDS encoding TRAM domain-containing protein encodes MADCPLADDCPSFTERIEGMGCTHYGDRGGAEWCNHYNQPISDLKSQPVKPGEEVVVEVDDIHESGAGVGRTEDGFIVMVDGVLPPAKSKVKITKVRSNHARAEELERLELDEDADDDETTDDEGGYEGDDEDEDDERLGSRDNFWGS; translated from the coding sequence ATGGCCGACTGTCCGCTCGCAGACGACTGCCCCAGCTTCACGGAACGCATCGAGGGGATGGGGTGTACGCACTACGGGGACCGCGGCGGAGCCGAGTGGTGCAACCACTACAACCAGCCGATCTCCGACCTGAAGAGCCAGCCGGTCAAGCCGGGCGAGGAGGTCGTCGTCGAGGTGGACGACATCCACGAGAGCGGGGCCGGCGTCGGGCGGACGGAGGACGGGTTCATCGTGATGGTCGACGGCGTGCTCCCGCCGGCCAAGTCGAAGGTGAAGATCACGAAGGTCCGCTCCAACCACGCGCGGGCGGAGGAACTCGAACGGCTCGAACTCGACGAGGACGCGGACGACGACGAGACGACCGACGACGAGGGCGGCTACGAGGGCGACGACGAGGACGAGGACGACGAACGGCTCGGCAGCCGTGACAACTTCTGGGGCAGCTAG
- a CDS encoding DUF7577 domain-containing protein → MALSQLELAARVAAGVFVIVAPTLLFLLLWRGLESMRDDELIARARERAEAMEEADGDGAWDVDAAALRATVTGGDPVPADAVACSNCGTHNRTGVTYCQQCLAELD, encoded by the coding sequence ATGGCACTCAGCCAGCTCGAGCTGGCCGCCCGGGTCGCCGCGGGCGTGTTCGTCATCGTCGCGCCGACGCTGCTGTTCCTGCTGCTGTGGCGCGGGCTGGAGTCGATGCGGGACGACGAACTCATCGCCCGAGCGCGAGAGCGGGCCGAGGCGATGGAGGAGGCCGACGGCGACGGCGCGTGGGACGTCGACGCCGCGGCGCTGCGAGCGACCGTGACCGGCGGGGACCCGGTGCCGGCGGACGCCGTCGCCTGCTCGAACTGCGGGACGCACAACCGCACCGGCGTGACCTACTGTCAGCAGTGTCTCGCCGAGCTGGACTGA
- a CDS encoding DUF373 family protein, whose translation MLLVLCVDLDDDLGRKTDVETPVVGRENVVDAAVALAQADPEDSDVNVLFEGVHIADDVDDEPVEVAAVTGVDGSDVAANRAVGEEVDTVLASLSTGEDVRALVVTDGAQDESVIPVIRSRVRIDGVQRVVVRQAQDLESMYYTFKQVLDDPETRGTILVPLGILLLIYPMTIAVEALGYPGSALGVISGLLGLYVLARGLGAERLLDEAADRVTSGLYAGRVSIVTYVVAAALLVIGGVSGVATMEAQPGTLSPLEVVAALVYGAVQWFVVAGVTSSLGRVTDEYLNDAFEWRYLNAPFYVLAIGAILHGLSAFFLGIRDLEYVAFALTGGTLLGLASTLAFAVAESRRERAERHNQGPGGPSSE comes from the coding sequence ATGCTGCTGGTGCTCTGTGTCGATCTCGACGACGACCTCGGCCGCAAGACGGACGTGGAGACGCCCGTCGTCGGCCGGGAGAACGTGGTCGACGCAGCCGTCGCACTGGCCCAGGCCGACCCCGAGGACTCCGACGTGAACGTCCTCTTCGAGGGGGTCCACATCGCCGACGACGTCGACGACGAACCCGTCGAGGTGGCCGCCGTCACCGGGGTCGACGGGAGCGACGTGGCCGCCAACCGCGCCGTCGGCGAGGAGGTCGACACCGTACTGGCGTCGCTCTCGACCGGCGAGGACGTGCGCGCGCTGGTCGTCACCGACGGCGCACAGGACGAGTCGGTCATCCCCGTCATCCGCTCGCGGGTCCGCATCGACGGCGTCCAGCGGGTCGTCGTCCGGCAGGCCCAGGACCTCGAATCGATGTACTACACCTTCAAGCAGGTGCTCGACGACCCCGAGACCCGCGGGACCATCCTCGTCCCGCTCGGGATCTTGCTGCTCATCTACCCGATGACCATCGCCGTCGAGGCGCTGGGCTACCCCGGCTCCGCGCTGGGGGTCATCTCCGGGCTGCTCGGCCTGTACGTCCTCGCCAGGGGGCTGGGTGCCGAGCGCCTGCTCGACGAGGCCGCCGACCGCGTCACATCCGGCCTCTACGCCGGTCGCGTCTCCATCGTCACCTACGTCGTCGCCGCCGCCCTGCTGGTGATCGGCGGTGTCAGCGGCGTCGCGACGATGGAGGCCCAGCCCGGGACGCTGTCGCCCCTGGAGGTGGTCGCGGCGCTGGTCTACGGCGCGGTCCAGTGGTTCGTCGTCGCCGGCGTCACTTCCAGCCTGGGCCGGGTCACCGACGAGTACCTCAACGACGCCTTCGAGTGGCGCTACCTCAACGCGCCCTTCTACGTGCTGGCCATCGGCGCGATCCTCCACGGCCTGAGCGCCTTCTTCCTCGGTATCCGGGACCTCGAGTACGTGGCGTTCGCGCTGACCGGCGGCACGCTGCTGGGCCTGGCGAGCACGCTGGCGTTCGCCGTCGCCGAGTCCCGCCGGGAACGCGCCGAACGGCACAACCAAGGCCCCGGCGGCCCCTCCTCGGAGTGA
- a CDS encoding MFS transporter, whose amino-acid sequence MQREKACASTPAWHGSARRRPYLCTRRRKAMAGSSRRRSLAIVLAVVFLDLVGFGIVIPILPYYTRSFPGGTEFVIGLLAASYSAMQFLFAPLLGSLSDRVGRRPVLVVSLCGSVLAWTVFGLADALWLLFASRMLAGAMGGNLSTAQAYVADVTPPERRAAALGYVGAAFGLGFIFGPGIGAVLSFDATVAAVDGLVPAAVPITRFSLPSFAAAAFSLAGVVVALLFLPESRPREGAAPEGATDEGGTTPPSAVAQLRAAVATPGLRELLAAFFLVSFAFSGVQIMFVPYVADVYGYTAAQSALLLTYVGLLAVVTQGVLVGRLTARYDPVTLSLAGTVVLVASVGALPFSRTLGGVLPPLTGLAPFLTPDLLGLLAVLTLLPVGNGVLSVTLTALVSRRASADLQGSAFGITQGAGSLARTVGPPVMGGLYFAVGFWSPFVVGALLLVPVGVLVLRLGGDEEPPTPRPADPGHIR is encoded by the coding sequence ATCCAGCGGGAAAAAGCGTGCGCATCGACCCCGGCGTGGCACGGGTCGGCACGCCGTCGGCCTTATCTCTGCACCCGACGCAGGAAAGCTATGGCCGGCAGTTCGCGACGACGCTCGCTCGCCATCGTCCTCGCCGTCGTCTTCCTCGACTTGGTGGGCTTCGGCATCGTGATCCCGATCCTCCCGTACTACACGCGCTCGTTCCCCGGCGGGACGGAGTTCGTCATCGGGCTGCTGGCGGCCTCCTACTCGGCGATGCAGTTCCTCTTCGCGCCGCTGCTTGGCTCGCTGTCGGACCGGGTCGGCCGCCGGCCCGTCCTCGTGGTCTCGCTGTGTGGCTCCGTCCTCGCCTGGACGGTGTTCGGGCTGGCCGACGCGCTGTGGCTGCTGTTCGCCTCGCGGATGCTCGCGGGCGCGATGGGCGGGAACCTCTCGACGGCACAGGCCTACGTCGCCGACGTGACCCCGCCCGAGCGCCGGGCCGCGGCGCTGGGCTACGTCGGGGCCGCCTTCGGCCTGGGGTTCATCTTCGGACCGGGCATCGGCGCGGTCCTCTCCTTCGACGCCACCGTCGCCGCCGTCGACGGCCTCGTCCCGGCGGCGGTCCCGATCACGCGGTTCTCGCTCCCGAGCTTCGCCGCGGCGGCGTTCAGCCTCGCCGGCGTCGTCGTCGCGCTCCTGTTCCTCCCGGAGTCCCGGCCCCGCGAGGGCGCGGCTCCGGAGGGGGCGACCGACGAGGGCGGCACGACGCCCCCGTCGGCCGTCGCACAGCTCCGGGCCGCCGTCGCCACGCCGGGGCTCCGGGAACTGCTGGCCGCGTTCTTCCTCGTCTCCTTCGCCTTCTCGGGCGTCCAGATCATGTTCGTTCCCTACGTCGCCGACGTCTACGGCTACACCGCCGCACAGAGCGCCCTGCTGTTGACCTACGTCGGCCTGTTGGCGGTCGTCACCCAGGGCGTCCTCGTCGGACGGCTGACCGCCCGGTACGACCCGGTGACCCTCTCGCTGGCCGGCACCGTCGTGCTCGTGGCCAGCGTCGGCGCGCTCCCGTTCTCCCGGACGCTCGGCGGTGTCCTCCCGCCGCTCACGGGCCTGGCCCCCTTCCTCACGCCCGATCTGCTTGGGCTGCTCGCGGTGCTGACGCTGCTCCCGGTCGGCAACGGCGTCCTGTCGGTGACGCTGACGGCGCTGGTCTCCCGGCGGGCCAGCGCCGACCTCCAGGGCAGCGCCTTCGGGATCACGCAGGGCGCTGGCAGTCTCGCCCGGACCGTCGGCCCGCCGGTGATGGGCGGGCTCTACTTCGCCGTCGGCTTCTGGTCGCCGTTCGTCGTCGGCGCGCTCCTGCTGGTCCCCGTCGGCGTGCTTGTGCTCCGGCTGGGCGGCGACGAGGAGCCACCGACGCCCCGGCCGGCCGATCCCGGCCACATCAGATAG